In the Caballeronia sp. M1242 genome, GCTCGTCGCGATTGCGCCGCGGCCTATCGGGCGGCTGGCGCATCTGCTGCTGTCGCTGCGTGGCGCGGCGGGTCGTCTCGCCGATTCGGACCACGTCGAGAGTTTCACGTTCGACAAGATCACGGTGACGCGGCCGTCGCGTGGCATGCGGTCGACGGGTAGACGCCGCGTGAAAGTGGCAACCGACGGCGAAATCGCGTGGCTCGACATGCCGCTCGAATTCCGCGTGTCCGACCGGCCGCTGCTCTTGCTCAAGCCCGAGCCCGCCGTGGCCGAAGCCAATCGCTCATGACCGTATTGCTGCATATTTCCGATCCGCATTTCGGCACCGAGCGGCCCAAAGTCGTCGCGGCGCTGCTGCGTCTTGCCGAGGCGGTGCCGCCCGACGTCGTCATCCTGTCGGGCGATATCACGCAGCGGGCGCGCCGCTATCAGTTCGACGAGGCGCGCGCCTTCATGAATACGTTCGGCACGACGCCCGCCGTGATCGTGCCGGGCAATCACGATATTCCGCTCTACGATGTCTTCACGCGGCTCGTGCGCCCGTACGCGAACCATCAACGCGCGTTCGGCGAGGAACTGGAGCCGTCGTTCGAATCGCGCGATGCGCTCGTGCTCGGCGTCAACACGACGCGGCCGTATCGCCACAAGGACGGCGAAGTGTCGATGCCGCAAATCCGGCGCGTCGCGGCGCGGCTGGAGGCGGCGAGCGCGGCGCAGTTGCGCGTCGTGGTCACGCATCAGCCGGTGGCGGTCACGCGCGCAAGCGACGAGACGAACCTGCTGCACGGGCGCGAGCGCGCGGTGCCGCGCTGGGCGCGGGCGGGCGCCGACCTGATTCTCGGCGGACACATTCACCTGCCGTACGTGCTGCCGCTGCACGATACGTTCGCCGACCTGCCGCGCCGCATGTGGGCGGTGCAGGCGGGCACGGCGATGTCGTCGCGCACGCGGGCGACCGTCGGCAATTCCGTGAACGTGATCCGCTACGCGTGCAACGCGACCGGACGGCGCGCGCGCGTGGAACGCTGGGATTACGCCGAGCCGAGCGGCCGCTTCGAACAGCTCGCGTGTCATGAACTCGCGCTCGACAGTGCGTCGCAGGCTGCGGCGCTGACATCGGCCGAATGAAGCGCGCGCCTGAGACAATAGACGCCCGACTGGAGACGCCATGAGTTTCGAACTGACGATGCTGGCCTGGACGCTCGTGCTCGCGCTGGTGCAAGTGCTGCTGCCGGCGCTCTTGCGCAACCGCGAGACCGGCATCCGCTACAACACCGGCCCACGCGATGGCCCCGCGCCGCCGCCCGGCAAGCTCACCGCGCGTCTGATGCGCGCGCAGTCGAATCTCTTCGAGACGCTGCCGGTCTTCGCGGTGGCCGTGCTGATCGTCCACGTGACCGGGCGCGAGAACCCGCTCACGCATTACGGCGCGCTGGCCTACTTCGTCGCGCGGGTGATCTACGTGCCGCTGTACGCCGCGGGCGTGCCGTTCCTGCGCTCCCTCGCGTGGCTGGTTTCCGTGGTCGGCATCATTCAGATCCTCGTTCCCATCATTTAGAGAGAAGTGCTCATGAGCGATTCACCGTCGGTGGTGGAAATCGAAACTGCGCCGAATCCCGAGTTCGCCGTCATTCTGATGCACGGCCTCGGCGCCGACGCGAACGACTTCGTGCCGCTCGTGCCCGAGCTGCGCCTCGCGGATGCGCCCGCCGTGCGCTTCGTCTTCCCGAACGCGCCGGAGATACCGGTCACGGCGAACAACGGCTACGTGATGCGCGCGTGGTACGACATTCTGTCGTTCGAGGGCATCAACCGGAAGGTGGATGAAGCGGGCATCGAGGCGTCGGTCGAGCGCGTGCGCGCGTTGATCGCCGAGCAGAACGCGCGCGGCATTGCGACCGAGCGCATCTTCATCGCCGGCTTTTCGCAAGGCGGCGCGATGACGTATCACGCCGGTCTCACACATCCGGAAAAGCTCGCGGGCCTGATCGTGTTGTCGGGCTATATCCCGTCGCCAGATCTGATCGATGCCTCGATCAGCGAAGCCAATCGCGCCGTGCCGGTGTTCGCCGCACACGGCAGCTTCGACGACGTGCTCGACGTGCGGCTCGGCGAGGAAGCGTGCGAATTCGCGCGCGGCCACGGTTGCGCCGTGGACTGGCACGCGTACCCGATGGCGCATACGGTCTGCATGGAAGAGGTCGAAGCGCTGCGGGCGTGGTTCGCGGCGCGGCTCACCGGCCGTTGAACGCGTCCGCCTCGATCATCGACACCATGCCGCGACGCAGTTCGGCCGGGCTCACCGGCTTGCTCAGCACGTCGTGATCGCAGGCGAGCGGCACGATGGTCGCCGCCGGCTCGCCCGTCACGACCAGGCAAGGGCAGGCGCGCCCGAGCTTGCGCGCGCCGAGCATCGCGACTTCGCGCGCGGTTTTCGCATCGCCCAAGCGGTAGTCGGTGATGATGAGATCAGGAAAGCGTTCGATGGTCGCGAGCATCGCTTCGTATTCTTCGAACGTCGCGGCCGAGTCGTAGAGCACGCCCCATTGCGAGAGCAGCGCCTCGGTGGAGGCGCGCACGAGACCGTCGTCCTCCACGAGCAGCACATAGCGCCCGTCCAGTTGCGCCGCTTCGGCGGCTTCGGAGCGCGCCGGCGCGCGCGCGGACGGCTGATCGGGCGACGGCCCGCATAGCGGAATATCCACGGAGAAGCGCGAGCCGCGTCCTTCGGCGGACTTCAGTTCGATGCGGTGTTCGTCGAGCATCGAAATCACCGCATTCACGATCGACAGGCCGAGCCCCAGCCCCTTGTCGCGATCCTGTTCCGGGTTATCGACCTGAAAGAACGGCTGGAAAATGGCGTCGAAGTAATCGGCCGGTATGCCGATGCCGTTGTCGAGCACGTCGATACGCGCGCGCGTCGGCGAGCGCACCACGCCGACGATCACCGTCGGCTTCGCGCGCTTGGCGGTATCCGCGTACTTGATGCCGTTCGACACGAGATTTGCCACCGCGCGGCCGAGCCAGTGCGCGTCGCTGCGCACGCACACGACATCGTCTTTCGGCAGGCGCAGGCGCAAGTCCACGCCACGGCTCTTGGCGAACGGGCGCAGCTGCTCGGCGGCTT is a window encoding:
- a CDS encoding metallophosphoesterase, producing MTVLLHISDPHFGTERPKVVAALLRLAEAVPPDVVILSGDITQRARRYQFDEARAFMNTFGTTPAVIVPGNHDIPLYDVFTRLVRPYANHQRAFGEELEPSFESRDALVLGVNTTRPYRHKDGEVSMPQIRRVAARLEAASAAQLRVVVTHQPVAVTRASDETNLLHGRERAVPRWARAGADLILGGHIHLPYVLPLHDTFADLPRRMWAVQAGTAMSSRTRATVGNSVNVIRYACNATGRRARVERWDYAEPSGRFEQLACHELALDSASQAAALTSAE
- a CDS encoding MAPEG family protein yields the protein MSFELTMLAWTLVLALVQVLLPALLRNRETGIRYNTGPRDGPAPPPGKLTARLMRAQSNLFETLPVFAVAVLIVHVTGRENPLTHYGALAYFVARVIYVPLYAAGVPFLRSLAWLVSVVGIIQILVPII
- a CDS encoding alpha/beta hydrolase, whose amino-acid sequence is MSDSPSVVEIETAPNPEFAVILMHGLGADANDFVPLVPELRLADAPAVRFVFPNAPEIPVTANNGYVMRAWYDILSFEGINRKVDEAGIEASVERVRALIAEQNARGIATERIFIAGFSQGGAMTYHAGLTHPEKLAGLIVLSGYIPSPDLIDASISEANRAVPVFAAHGSFDDVLDVRLGEEACEFARGHGCAVDWHAYPMAHTVCMEEVEALRAWFAARLTGR